The following are encoded in a window of Sutcliffiella horikoshii genomic DNA:
- a CDS encoding efflux RND transporter permease subunit — MVDYLPDDAQSTKAMEIMEKEFTGSVPDTRVMISDVTIQEAITNKEKLEAIDGVAEVIWLDDVVDLKTPLEIADQEMVESYYKDGNALFSISVRSGDEVAITDAVYELIGENGAIAGEAINTATSQKMAGNESMYAAMLLVPIIIFILIISTTSWVEPIFFLTAIGVSVLINLGTNIFIGEVSFVTQSVAPILQLAVSLDYAVFLLHSFSDYRKKTNNPEEAMELAMKKSFPAITASAATTFFGFIALTFMEFEIGSDLGLNLVKGIVLSFISVMVFLPALTLFFYKWMDKTQHKSFIPSFEGIGNFVVKLRVPSLLIVLALLVPAFLAQSNTSFTYGFGELPDHTRAGADYNKINESFGEITPIVLLVPKGEVAKEEELVEELESMDYVTSVVSYVNMVDPVIPPEYLDEEVRNEFYSENYSRIVINTNQATEGDIPFAIVENVDKAASAYYGDSALSLGESVTLYDIKNTVTKDNILVNVLTVVTIAIVLLIGFRSISIPVVLLLAIQSSVWINLSIPYFSETSLVFVGYLIISTVQLAATVDYGILFTEAYTHHRKEMSARKAIVKTLDEKTFSISISAAILSSVGFILWITSSNPIVGSIGLLLGRGALLAFIMVLFFLPAMLLVCDKFIKKTTYKSNFKEEK, encoded by the coding sequence ATGGTAGATTATTTGCCAGATGATGCCCAGTCGACAAAGGCAATGGAGATCATGGAAAAAGAATTTACGGGCTCTGTACCGGATACGCGGGTAATGATTTCCGATGTGACGATACAGGAAGCCATTACGAATAAAGAAAAACTAGAAGCCATTGATGGAGTGGCAGAGGTAATTTGGCTCGATGATGTGGTCGACTTGAAAACGCCGCTTGAAATAGCGGATCAAGAGATGGTCGAAAGCTACTACAAGGATGGCAATGCCTTGTTTTCCATCAGCGTCCGCAGCGGGGATGAGGTAGCTATTACGGATGCTGTTTATGAATTGATTGGGGAAAATGGTGCGATTGCTGGGGAAGCAATCAATACGGCAACCTCGCAAAAAATGGCGGGGAACGAATCGATGTATGCTGCCATGCTGCTTGTGCCGATCATCATTTTCATTCTGATCATCTCCACCACCTCATGGGTGGAGCCGATTTTCTTCCTGACAGCGATTGGAGTTTCAGTGCTGATCAACTTAGGAACCAATATTTTTATTGGTGAGGTATCCTTTGTGACTCAATCGGTTGCGCCGATCCTGCAGCTTGCCGTGTCACTTGATTATGCGGTGTTCCTGCTACACAGTTTCTCCGACTATCGAAAAAAAACAAACAATCCTGAAGAGGCCATGGAGCTAGCGATGAAGAAGTCGTTCCCGGCCATCACGGCAAGTGCGGCGACAACGTTTTTCGGATTTATAGCCCTTACTTTTATGGAATTTGAGATCGGTTCTGACCTTGGGTTGAACTTGGTTAAGGGGATTGTCCTTAGTTTCATAAGTGTCATGGTGTTTTTACCAGCATTGACATTGTTCTTTTATAAATGGATGGATAAGACACAGCATAAGAGTTTTATTCCAAGCTTTGAAGGTATTGGGAACTTCGTGGTGAAGTTAAGGGTTCCAAGTTTACTAATTGTGCTTGCTCTACTTGTACCAGCGTTCCTTGCGCAGTCCAACACCTCTTTTACATATGGGTTTGGCGAACTGCCAGATCATACGAGAGCTGGAGCGGACTATAATAAAATCAATGAATCGTTTGGGGAAATCACACCGATTGTGCTCCTTGTGCCAAAGGGCGAGGTGGCAAAAGAAGAGGAGCTAGTGGAAGAGCTTGAATCCATGGATTATGTCACAAGTGTTGTGTCCTACGTGAACATGGTGGATCCTGTGATTCCTCCAGAGTATTTAGATGAAGAAGTAAGAAATGAATTCTACTCAGAAAATTATAGCCGAATAGTTATCAACACCAACCAGGCGACAGAAGGGGACATTCCGTTTGCGATTGTGGAAAATGTGGATAAAGCCGCATCCGCGTATTACGGAGATTCTGCGCTCAGCCTTGGAGAGAGTGTGACGTTGTATGATATTAAAAATACGGTGACGAAGGATAATATCTTGGTTAATGTGTTAACAGTTGTGACCATTGCCATTGTGTTACTGATTGGTTTCCGCTCGATTTCGATACCGGTTGTATTGTTACTGGCAATTCAGTCCTCTGTGTGGATTAACTTGTCGATTCCCTATTTCTCAGAAACTTCGCTCGTGTTTGTCGGATACCTAATCATCAGTACGGTGCAGTTAGCGGCTACGGTCGATTATGGAATTTTGTTTACAGAGGCTTACACGCACCACCGCAAGGAAATGTCTGCGAGAAAAGCAATCGTGAAAACATTGGACGAAAAAACCTTCTCTATTTCCATTTCAGCAGCCATTCTATCAAGTGTTGGGTTTATTTTATGGATTACGTCTTCTAACCCGATTGTCGGTTCGATTGGACTGTTGTTAGGAAGAGGGGCGCTGCTGGCGTTTATCATGGTACTATTCTTCCTGCCGGCGATGTTACTTGTGTGTGATAAATTCATCAAGAAAACGACCTATAAGTCCAATTTTAAAGAGGAGAAGTGA
- a CDS encoding ABC transporter permease, translating into MTLFDLALKNIQRNVKSYALYIGTTIFSIVIYFTFVTLKYSGDISALAETSKQIQGIMSASAFVLMIFVAIFIIYSNSFFMKKRKKEVALYSLLGVRKRSIGFLLFFENMVIGVLSLVVGIGLGFLLSRVLLSILMKLMNTDMFVGFAFSMDAVLNTLLVFFVIFLFTSLQGYRVMYQFKLIDLFHAEKKGEEIPKARIIPAILGIGALAGAYWLALQDLMTSEAWRTLGLAMPIVIIALTVIGSGLIFHSVLVYILSFLQKRESWAWKGLNLMTVSQLLYRIRGNAKTLTIIAILSATTITAGGAVFGIYYNAEKSVLENAPFTFMWEGDPISIDAGVIEHEDTITIKAIRVTEDGYEREYSVINQSTFEKVAGYLEWSDLHTIKEGEILMIDAFYDERWSIKQESVVIDEKKHTIVKQYDKALLNTFSFGSITIVVTDEEYSSIDSDERTFQAVQVEDYKNQLALSEKLEASAVSGNFSSATKDYKESIEAFGSLLFVGSFLGLVFLVATGSIIFFKMMTEAEEDKEKYAMLHKLGVSTRERKRTVRNQVAVIFTAPLVLGLLHGGVALAAFSKLFMMDLRVPVVLWMLAYTAIYTIYYFVTVRGFNKTIQQHYMGES; encoded by the coding sequence ATGACGTTATTTGATTTAGCATTAAAGAATATCCAACGCAATGTAAAGAGCTATGCCCTTTATATTGGTACCACCATCTTTTCCATCGTCATCTACTTTACATTTGTGACGCTTAAATATAGCGGGGACATTAGTGCCCTTGCAGAAACATCAAAGCAAATCCAAGGAATCATGAGTGCCTCAGCATTTGTCTTGATGATATTTGTGGCCATCTTTATTATTTATTCCAATTCATTTTTTATGAAAAAGAGAAAAAAGGAAGTAGCCCTCTATTCATTATTGGGTGTACGCAAACGTTCAATTGGATTTTTGCTCTTTTTTGAAAACATGGTGATAGGCGTATTGTCGCTAGTAGTCGGAATCGGACTCGGCTTTTTACTTTCCCGTGTCCTGCTGTCGATTTTGATGAAATTAATGAATACGGACATGTTTGTCGGTTTCGCGTTTTCGATGGATGCTGTACTGAACACGTTGTTGGTGTTCTTCGTTATTTTTCTATTTACATCGTTGCAAGGATATCGTGTTATGTATCAATTTAAACTTATTGATCTCTTTCATGCTGAAAAAAAGGGAGAGGAGATACCAAAGGCACGAATTATTCCAGCAATATTGGGAATTGGTGCTTTAGCTGGAGCGTACTGGCTTGCTCTTCAGGATCTTATGACATCAGAAGCATGGCGTACTCTTGGACTAGCAATGCCGATCGTTATTATCGCTTTGACCGTCATTGGGTCTGGTCTTATTTTCCATAGTGTCCTGGTGTATATATTATCCTTCTTACAAAAGAGGGAGTCTTGGGCTTGGAAAGGGCTTAATCTGATGACTGTCTCACAGCTGCTCTACAGAATCCGTGGAAATGCCAAGACTCTTACGATCATCGCCATATTAAGTGCCACCACCATTACTGCAGGTGGAGCGGTCTTTGGCATTTACTATAATGCGGAAAAAAGCGTCCTGGAAAATGCACCGTTCACCTTTATGTGGGAGGGTGATCCAATTTCGATTGATGCCGGTGTAATCGAGCATGAAGATACCATCACAATTAAAGCGATACGTGTAACAGAGGACGGGTATGAAAGGGAATATTCGGTCATCAATCAGTCTACGTTTGAAAAGGTTGCAGGCTATCTTGAGTGGAGCGACCTGCATACCATCAAGGAAGGCGAAATCCTGATGATTGACGCCTTTTATGATGAAAGGTGGTCCATCAAACAAGAATCGGTTGTCATTGATGAAAAAAAGCATACAATCGTCAAGCAATACGACAAAGCATTATTAAATACCTTTTCCTTTGGAAGCATTACTATTGTAGTAACAGATGAAGAGTATAGTAGCATCGACTCTGATGAGCGAACTTTTCAAGCGGTGCAGGTTGAGGATTACAAAAATCAACTAGCTTTGTCAGAGAAATTAGAGGCTTCAGCTGTTTCCGGAAATTTCTCTAGTGCCACAAAGGATTATAAAGAGTCAATTGAAGCATTTGGCTCGCTCCTGTTTGTAGGAAGCTTTTTAGGATTGGTATTCCTAGTAGCGACAGGAAGTATCATCTTTTTCAAAATGATGACAGAGGCAGAAGAAGATAAAGAAAAGTATGCGATGCTTCATAAGCTTGGGGTTTCAACCCGGGAACGAAAACGCACCGTTCGCAATCAAGTGGCGGTTATCTTTACGGCACCGCTCGTGTTAGGTCTGCTCCACGGTGGGGTTGCCCTGGCGGCATTTTCCAAGCTGTTCATGATGGATCTGCGGGTTCCTGTTGTCCTTTGGATGCTTGCATACACCGCCATCTATACCATTTACTATTTTGTGACTGTTAGAGGCTTTAATAAAACTATTCAACAACACTATATGGGGGAATCTTGA
- a CDS encoding ABC transporter ATP-binding protein, translating to MEPLLVVDKVQKIYGKGTNTFNALQDISFEIHPGEFVGVMGPSGAGKSTLLNVLATIDSPTKGDIFLGEENISKLKDESLADFRRDHLGFIFQDYHLLDSLTVKENILLPLAIAKKPVAEIKKRVEAMADTFGISSLLDKYPYQLSGGQKQRTAASRALVTNPKLIFADEPTGALDSKSASDLLTSLSNLNEEQETTIMMVTHDAYAASYCRRILFIKDGELSKELYRGTKSRKEFFQHILSELATLGGDVHDVI from the coding sequence ATGGAACCATTATTAGTGGTAGATAAAGTACAAAAAATATATGGCAAGGGAACAAATACCTTTAACGCGCTTCAGGATATCTCATTTGAGATTCATCCTGGGGAGTTTGTTGGGGTGATGGGTCCGTCTGGTGCTGGGAAATCCACATTGTTAAACGTCTTGGCGACAATTGATTCTCCGACCAAGGGAGATATCTTCCTTGGAGAAGAAAATATTTCAAAGCTGAAGGATGAATCACTAGCCGATTTCCGTCGTGATCATCTGGGGTTCATTTTTCAGGACTACCATCTGCTTGATTCCCTAACAGTAAAGGAAAATATTTTGCTGCCATTAGCGATTGCAAAAAAGCCGGTAGCCGAAATAAAGAAAAGGGTAGAGGCGATGGCAGATACATTTGGTATTTCTTCCTTATTAGATAAATATCCTTATCAGCTGTCAGGCGGGCAAAAGCAAAGGACTGCCGCAAGTCGTGCTCTTGTGACAAATCCTAAGCTAATCTTTGCAGATGAACCAACAGGTGCGCTTGATTCCAAGTCTGCTTCGGATTTACTCACAAGCTTAAGTAATCTGAATGAAGAACAGGAGACGACTATCATGATGGTGACGCATGATGCGTATGCAGCCAGCTATTGTCGCAGAATTTTGTTCATAAAAGATGGTGAATTGTCTAAGGAGCTATATCGCGGTACGAAGTCGCGTAAGGAGTTTTTTCAACATATATTAAGCGAGCTCGCTACATTAGGCGGTGACGTCCATGACGTTATTTGA
- a CDS encoding ribonuclease YeeF family protein has protein sequence MKILEVESLHMELQSMLEKLELQKEAVEKIHNDVMGIVGLEDALKGQGGQAIRAFYQDCHIPFLTYYLSVLDEFKNTLNGMKSALQSVEPSSSGYINESFLQNDLPRALDNARRMTTDLANETNQVLYSVSDIVSLPNLREDGFVDQVRVAEKDVDQTLEKLHVFDQEQTRKLDAVSESSQVASGYIEQINSMFTAKKISISGYESGSLLEKLANEAVGAGVNAPGSASGTALNGNSISERALNLLLSHESNMSADGPGTEGESKSLFHAIKDGAFDSFAPLAVLVAAHKSNLLRIEYTKKKNHYTFKYNRKVLHFLKGKIGPEWTRKLIQKFNRTSKSYRNIEKTLKAQKASVLKRKEFKDPRTASQKVKGGVWKLATQNRSLHENVKNKIVKHSSREMVIPKEAFKKVAAKASGVGAAIVGTYSAVTSISDRWSEGDGLQGKEKYNVRGRVVAEEVNKVAGNVTGAAVGAYAGAAIGGLLSGPFAPFGAAAGAVIGSAIGATVGEWASKYTNKWASDAGAAVGEKIHDVKEKAKDALDGAKNALSDAKDSLFGWMG, from the coding sequence ATGAAAATTTTAGAAGTAGAATCGCTTCATATGGAACTTCAGTCCATGCTTGAAAAGTTGGAGTTGCAGAAGGAAGCAGTGGAAAAGATACATAATGATGTCATGGGGATAGTTGGTCTGGAAGATGCCTTGAAGGGGCAAGGTGGACAGGCAATTCGAGCATTTTATCAGGACTGCCATATTCCATTTTTGACCTACTATCTATCCGTGCTTGATGAATTCAAGAACACGTTAAATGGAATGAAAAGTGCTCTCCAGTCGGTTGAACCATCAAGTTCAGGCTATATTAATGAAAGCTTTTTGCAAAACGATTTGCCGCGCGCACTGGATAATGCAAGGCGAATGACAACAGATTTAGCAAATGAAACAAATCAGGTTCTCTATTCTGTAAGCGACATTGTTTCCTTGCCAAACTTAAGGGAAGATGGTTTTGTCGATCAGGTCCGGGTGGCCGAAAAGGATGTTGATCAAACGCTCGAGAAACTGCATGTATTTGATCAGGAGCAAACCAGGAAACTAGATGCTGTTTCAGAGAGTAGCCAGGTTGCATCCGGTTATATTGAGCAGATTAATTCCATGTTCACTGCGAAAAAAATCAGCATTAGCGGGTACGAATCGGGTTCGTTGCTGGAGAAGTTGGCGAATGAAGCGGTGGGGGCTGGGGTGAATGCACCTGGTAGTGCTTCGGGTACGGCGCTGAATGGGAATTCGATTAGCGAACGTGCACTGAATTTATTGTTGTCGCATGAAAGTAATATGAGTGCGGATGGACCGGGTACGGAAGGTGAGTCTAAAAGCCTTTTCCATGCCATTAAGGATGGCGCCTTTGATTCCTTCGCTCCTCTTGCGGTGTTAGTGGCAGCGCATAAGTCTAATCTTCTTCGTATTGAATACACCAAGAAGAAGAATCATTATACGTTTAAGTATAATAGGAAGGTTTTGCACTTTCTTAAAGGGAAAATTGGGCCTGAATGGACAAGGAAGCTCATTCAAAAGTTTAATAGAACATCGAAAAGCTATAGAAATATAGAGAAAACACTAAAAGCTCAAAAGGCGAGTGTTTTAAAGCGCAAGGAATTTAAGGATCCTAGAACTGCGAGTCAGAAGGTAAAGGGCGGTGTTTGGAAGTTAGCAACGCAAAACCGGTCTCTCCATGAAAATGTTAAAAATAAGATAGTTAAACACTCCTCACGAGAAATGGTCATTCCAAAGGAAGCCTTTAAGAAAGTGGCGGCAAAGGCCTCAGGTGTCGGAGCTGCAATAGTTGGCACCTACTCTGCGGTTACTAGTATAAGCGACAGGTGGAGCGAAGGAGACGGCTTGCAAGGTAAGGAAAAATATAATGTACGCGGACGAGTGGTTGCAGAAGAGGTTAACAAAGTAGCAGGTAATGTAACTGGCGCAGCTGTCGGGGCTTACGCTGGGGCAGCAATTGGAGGTCTACTTTCTGGTCCGTTTGCACCATTTGGAGCTGCAGCAGGAGCTGTAATCGGTAGTGCCATAGGGGCCACAGTCGGCGAATGGGCCTCAAAGTACACTAATAAATGGGCAAGTGATGCTGGTGCTGCCGTTGGCGAAAAAATTCATGATGTTAAGGAAAAAGCCAAAGATGCACTGGATGGAGCAAAAAATGCACTAAGTGATGCAAAAGATTCATTGTTCGGTTGGATGGGTTAA
- a CDS encoding VOC family protein, giving the protein MGRLVHFEIHVDDMERAKGFYGEVFGWSFQDWSEYAGTPYFGAVTGDEGEPGINGALMQRKGAAPEANQPLNGFACTMGVEEYDATEKLILEHGGKVAVPKYALPGMAWQGYYVDTEGNVFGIHQPDQHAK; this is encoded by the coding sequence ATGGGGAGATTAGTTCATTTTGAAATTCATGTGGATGACATGGAGCGTGCGAAGGGGTTTTATGGAGAGGTGTTTGGTTGGTCGTTTCAAGATTGGAGCGAATATGCTGGGACGCCGTATTTCGGTGCTGTGACAGGTGACGAAGGGGAGCCTGGAATTAATGGTGCCTTGATGCAACGAAAAGGTGCTGCGCCTGAGGCCAATCAGCCTTTAAATGGATTTGCCTGCACGATGGGTGTGGAAGAGTACGATGCCACGGAAAAGTTGATCCTTGAGCATGGCGGAAAAGTGGCCGTGCCAAAATATGCGTTGCCTGGAATGGCGTGGCAAGGATATTATGTGGACACCGAAGGCAATGTATTTGGTATCCACCAGCCAGATCAGCATGCGAAATAG
- a CDS encoding YxeA family protein: protein MKKFIIFVSGMFVLLVGIVLVLSNIDFNRLAKDNAYVQITKPTSVEEMKLDSGEIMTTYWYTLPAYHEDGRMIEVEFSASKELREEAYLMLYLTNEDNVTSYDEVTYEVYQRAVGGGA, encoded by the coding sequence ATGAAAAAATTCATAATTTTTGTTAGTGGTATGTTCGTTCTTCTTGTTGGAATCGTCCTTGTCTTGTCAAACATTGATTTCAATAGACTAGCAAAAGATAATGCATATGTTCAAATTACAAAGCCCACTTCTGTGGAGGAAATGAAGTTGGATTCCGGTGAAATTATGACAACCTACTGGTACACATTGCCCGCATATCATGAAGACGGAAGGATGATAGAAGTAGAATTCTCCGCTAGTAAGGAACTGCGTGAAGAAGCCTACCTCATGCTATACCTAACAAATGAAGACAACGTAACCTCATACGACGAAGTTACCTATGAGGTCTACCAGAGAGCTGTTGGGGGAGGGGCGTGA
- a CDS encoding GNAT family N-acetyltransferase encodes MTTKEGRFECFSETDRLLIRPLNKNDYQNWLNEYENRLPSQHRHDEGKLDMSICTMEWFHNLVDKHQELGVSDSAHIFGVFRKNDGTHIGMIDFSTLARDDFHWGRIGYTIHNQYWRLGYGREAVNAALSIAFQQLNFHRIEAHINLDNTPSVKLAESVGMEFECVRKGFIYENDEWTDHLVYYKNAN; translated from the coding sequence TTGACCACAAAAGAGGGAAGATTCGAGTGTTTTTCAGAAACTGATAGATTATTAATAAGACCGTTAAACAAAAACGACTATCAAAACTGGTTAAATGAATATGAAAACCGGTTACCCTCCCAACATCGTCATGATGAAGGAAAATTGGATATGAGTATTTGTACAATGGAATGGTTTCACAACCTTGTTGATAAGCATCAAGAGTTGGGCGTATCAGACAGTGCTCATATATTTGGTGTGTTTAGAAAAAATGATGGGACGCACATAGGTATGATTGATTTTTCCACTCTTGCAAGAGATGATTTCCATTGGGGAAGGATAGGATATACGATACATAATCAGTATTGGAGATTAGGTTACGGCAGAGAAGCAGTAAATGCAGCCCTATCCATCGCTTTTCAACAATTGAACTTCCACCGGATAGAAGCCCACATTAACTTGGATAATACTCCTTCTGTAAAATTAGCAGAAAGTGTTGGCATGGAATTTGAATGTGTTCGGAAAGGCTTTATATATGAGAATGACGAGTGGACCGACCATTTAGTTTATTATAAGAACGCTAATTAA
- a CDS encoding MFS transporter, with amino-acid sequence MNSLYKDSRFQYIILANVASAIGSGITMIAIPWLLVTSDNGNEVFGYVAICMTIINFILTPYLGYLIDKISRKRMLVSSKVVSLLALALFSGAGFLGVDYELWHYIVIFMIGSLYYTIFYPTMFALNQELFSKDQFKVLNGTMEVQGQLSSMLAGAIASVLLLKWDLHYILLLDVCTYALAIYFFVKIPYVRKRAGGGVSEGSKRSAFAAIDFMKREPAMFLFLMASTLPFIGVMLTNYLFPVYLADVLKVEGDIYGIQGMVYGLGAVLAGIFVPVAARKFGDEKLVAATMVLFTVAISVMVYLPVGGYLFMMLLIALGNGGARVARNAFMMERIPNEIIGRVDGLLRAVGLLLRIVLLGMFTGLVSMGQILMCFTILAGILVVASSFVVVFSRKSVGMAGREVVKV; translated from the coding sequence ATGAACAGTTTATATAAAGATAGCAGGTTTCAGTATATCATTTTAGCAAATGTGGCCTCAGCTATTGGGAGCGGGATCACCATGATCGCAATTCCGTGGCTGTTGGTGACGAGCGATAATGGCAATGAAGTGTTTGGTTATGTGGCAATTTGTATGACTATCATCAATTTTATCTTGACGCCGTACTTAGGGTATTTGATTGATAAAATTTCTAGGAAGAGAATGCTTGTAAGCAGTAAGGTGGTCAGTCTCCTTGCATTGGCTTTATTTTCGGGAGCCGGTTTTCTTGGAGTGGATTATGAGCTGTGGCACTACATTGTCATCTTCATGATTGGCAGCTTGTACTACACCATTTTCTATCCGACGATGTTTGCTTTAAATCAGGAGTTGTTTTCTAAAGATCAATTTAAGGTATTGAACGGAACAATGGAGGTGCAGGGGCAGTTATCAAGCATGCTGGCTGGAGCGATTGCGAGTGTACTTCTTTTAAAGTGGGACCTTCATTACATTTTGCTTTTGGATGTGTGTACGTACGCGCTTGCGATTTACTTTTTTGTGAAGATTCCTTATGTGAGGAAGCGTGCAGGGGGAGGAGTTTCCGAGGGTTCAAAGAGAAGCGCATTTGCGGCCATTGATTTTATGAAAAGGGAGCCAGCGATGTTCCTGTTTTTGATGGCCTCGACCTTGCCGTTCATTGGGGTGATGCTCACAAACTATCTTTTTCCTGTTTACTTGGCGGATGTGTTGAAAGTGGAGGGGGATATTTATGGCATTCAGGGGATGGTGTATGGTTTGGGTGCCGTATTAGCTGGGATTTTCGTTCCGGTTGCGGCGCGGAAGTTTGGAGATGAAAAGCTAGTTGCAGCGACGATGGTACTTTTTACGGTGGCGATTTCGGTCATGGTGTATCTACCTGTTGGCGGCTATCTGTTCATGATGCTGTTGATCGCGCTTGGTAACGGTGGGGCAAGGGTTGCGCGGAATGCCTTCATGATGGAGCGGATTCCGAATGAGATTATAGGTAGGGTCGATGGCTTGCTGAGGGCAGTGGGGCTGTTGTTGCGGATTGTGTTGTTGGGAATGTTCACGGGGCTTGTTTCCATGGGGCAGATATTGATGTGTTTTACTATTTTGGCAGGGATTCTGGTGGTCGCTTCGAGTTTTGTGGTCGTTTTTTCGCGGAAAAGTGTTGGAATGGCTGGGCGGGAGGTCGTTAAAGTGTAA
- a CDS encoding response regulator transcription factor, whose product MDKPRILIVDDEKDLCTLIKTALIKEGFSEIRIAGTVNQGWNEFNDFHPNIVILDVMLPDGEGYDLCKKIREISRVPVLFLSAKTEEVDKILGLAIGGDDYISKPFSPKEVAFRVKAQLRRAGYSTVGASTSNKNEKVISVGFFSINQEETEVMKDGKMLELTAKEVGLMACFMRNPNHIISKETLFNKVWGEEFYGADNTLTVHIRRLREKIEDTPSKPTYIITVKGLGYRFIPK is encoded by the coding sequence ATGGACAAACCACGAATATTAATAGTGGATGATGAAAAGGATTTATGTACATTAATTAAAACTGCTCTGATAAAAGAAGGATTTTCTGAAATAAGAATAGCTGGGACGGTTAATCAGGGGTGGAACGAGTTCAACGACTTCCATCCTAACATCGTCATTCTGGATGTCATGTTACCTGATGGTGAGGGGTATGATTTATGCAAAAAAATACGGGAGATTTCGCGGGTACCTGTGTTATTTTTATCAGCCAAAACAGAAGAAGTCGATAAAATTTTGGGGCTTGCAATTGGCGGCGATGATTATATTTCAAAACCATTCAGCCCAAAGGAAGTGGCGTTTCGAGTAAAGGCTCAGCTTCGACGTGCAGGCTACAGCACGGTTGGTGCATCAACTTCCAACAAAAATGAAAAGGTGATTTCCGTTGGTTTCTTTTCCATCAATCAGGAGGAAACAGAAGTGATGAAAGATGGGAAGATGCTAGAATTGACCGCCAAGGAAGTTGGGTTAATGGCATGCTTCATGAGAAATCCAAATCATATTATTAGTAAAGAGACACTTTTTAATAAAGTGTGGGGGGAAGAATTTTACGGTGCAGACAATACATTAACGGTACATATCAGACGTTTACGTGAAAAAATAGAGGATACACCGTCCAAGCCAACTTATATCATTACTGTAAAAGGGCTTGGTTATCGATTCATCCCAAAGTAG
- a CDS encoding C1q-like domain-containing protein yields the protein MKYYHYKSDETPATASFHHHKKDSKDITINVKCGEGGRDRMTPAFRALKTGIQPLVAGQSSKITFEEEQFDIGNIYNSTNSTFVPRESGVYYVAASFTFAPEENVPYRTRADIVVNGITVQVDNDYWDQLTNLNVVNVSAVLQLQAGDLVEIFGQSTTDGDIEPDIEIPNFGFSSNFEAFKVS from the coding sequence TTGAAATACTATCATTACAAGAGTGATGAAACGCCCGCTACTGCTTCTTTCCACCATCATAAAAAAGACTCTAAAGACATTACCATCAACGTAAAATGCGGTGAAGGTGGTCGAGACCGCATGACACCAGCATTCCGCGCACTAAAAACAGGCATTCAACCACTAGTAGCAGGTCAATCAAGTAAAATCACGTTTGAAGAAGAGCAGTTCGATATCGGTAACATCTACAACTCTACTAACTCTACGTTTGTACCTCGTGAAAGTGGAGTCTATTATGTAGCAGCAAGCTTTACCTTTGCACCAGAAGAAAATGTTCCGTATCGAACAAGAGCAGACATTGTCGTAAACGGCATCACCGTTCAAGTCGATAATGATTACTGGGATCAACTAACAAACCTTAACGTCGTCAATGTTTCAGCCGTCCTCCAACTGCAAGCTGGAGACCTCGTTGAAATTTTCGGCCAAAGCACTACCGACGGTGACATCGAACCCGACATCGAAATTCCAAACTTCGGATTCAGCTCCAATTTCGAAGCATTTAAGGTGTCATAG
- a CDS encoding TetR-like C-terminal domain-containing protein, whose product MDRRKQYTRMVLKESLLDLLKEKSIASITIKEICTKADINRSTFYAHYSSQYDLLDSIDDEFTEDMVKTLNQYNFSKEDEAYQMTEKIFEYIASKSDICRILLSENTEVQFQKKGMMIAKEYILKNFIPHKQVDAETFEYLSIFFVSGSIYMIKNWLESGMNKTPKEMAGLLNEFLNRGLRGQVR is encoded by the coding sequence ATGGATAGAAGAAAGCAATACACACGCATGGTGCTAAAGGAAAGTTTGTTAGATTTGTTAAAAGAAAAATCCATAGCTAGCATTACGATAAAAGAAATATGTACAAAAGCCGATATTAACCGCTCCACCTTTTACGCCCACTATTCCAGTCAATACGACCTGCTCGATTCTATTGACGACGAATTCACCGAAGACATGGTCAAAACGCTTAACCAATATAATTTCTCAAAAGAAGACGAGGCATACCAAATGACCGAGAAAATCTTCGAATACATCGCCTCTAAGAGTGACATTTGCAGGATTTTATTGAGCGAAAACACCGAAGTGCAGTTTCAAAAAAAAGGCATGATGATCGCGAAGGAATATATACTTAAAAATTTCATTCCTCATAAACAAGTCGACGCTGAAACCTTTGAATACCTAAGTATATTCTTTGTTAGCGGGAGTATTTATATGATTAAAAATTGGTTGGAGAGTGGGATGAACAAAACGCCCAAGGAGATGGCGGGGTTGTTGAATGAGTTTTTAAACCGTGGGCTGAGGGGACAGGTGCGGTGA